In Ipomoea triloba cultivar NCNSP0323 chromosome 7, ASM357664v1, a single genomic region encodes these proteins:
- the LOC116026121 gene encoding probable leucine-rich repeat receptor-like protein kinase At1g68400 has translation MATLRTLLHLSLLLFHFSFLDAASNPDAEALLSFKAAADTNNKLWDWNSSADPCGWTGVSCQNNRVSRLVLEGFELHGSFQQLASLTQLRVLSLKWNRFSGPLPDLSKLTALKLLFLSYNELSGEFPASLTSLFRLYRLDLSHNNFSGEIPANASHLTHLLTLRLEENRFSGSISGVNLPNLQDFNVSGNRLVGEIPASLSGFPESSFANNPGFCGAPLPKCARVTGDPTRPGGGALASPVGPAITVASSPSSLPATTTMPMKPGNSHRSGASKISKLAIIAIILGDVLVLAMVSILVYCYLNARKTSQSHKSQTLEGEKIVYSSSPYPVSSQPGGFERGKMVFFEGAKRFELEDLLRASAEMLGKGGFGTAYKAVLDDGNVVAVKRLKEMSTGGRKDFEQQMEVLGRLRHSNLVSLKAYYFARDEKLLVYDYMPNGSLFWLLHGNRGPGRTPLDWTTRLKIAAGAARGVAFIHSSCKTLKLTHGNIKSTNILIDKAGNARVSDFGLAIFASPSTAPKSNGYRAPEAALEGRKITQKSDVYSFGVLLLELLTGKCPTVVDNGGPGAGYGGVIDLPRWVQSVVREEWTAEVFDLELMRYKDIEEEMVGLLQIAMACTSASPDQRPKMSYVVKMIDELRGAEVSPSHDSVSDSPAVSEDTCGASQ, from the exons ATGGCGACACTGAGAACACTACTGCATTTATCTCTCCTTCTCTTCCATTTCTCCTTCCTCGACGCTGCTTCAAACCCAGACGCTGAGGCCTTGCTGTCCTTCAAAGCCGCTGCTGATACTAATAATAAGCTGTGGGATTGGAACTCCAGCGCCGACCCGTGTGGGTGGACTGGCGTTTCTTGCCAGAACAACCGGGTTTCTCGCCTCGTTCTTGAAGGTTTCGAGCTCCATGGCTCGTTTCAGCAGCTTGCTTCGCTGACGCAGCTCCGGGTTCTTAGCCTAAAGTGGAACCGGTTCTCGGGTCCTCTCCCTGACCTTTCTAAGCTCACGGCACTGAAGCTGTTGTTTCTTTCGTACAATGAGCTCTCCGGCGAGTTTCCGGCGTCTCTGACGTCGTTGTTCCGGCTGTACAGGCTTGATCTGTCGCATAATAATTTCTCCGGCGAGATTCCGGCGAATGCGAGCCATTTGACTCACCTGCTCACCCTCCGCCTCGAGGAAAACCGGTTCTCCGGTTCGATTTCCGGCGTTAACCTCCCGAATCTCCAGGATTTCAATGTCTCCGGGAATAGACTTGTTGGGGAAATACCCGCGTCTCTCTCTGGTTTCCCCGAATCCTCATTTGCTAACAACCCCGGTTTTTGCGGGGCTCCGTTGCCGAAATGTGCGCGGGTCACCggtgacccgacccgacccggtGGTGGTGCATTAGCGTCGCCCGTGGGCCCGGCGATAACGGTAGCATCTTCCCCAAGCTCATTGCCGGCAACAACCACTATGCCTATGAAACCGGGGAACAGTCACCGGAGTGGGGCCAGCAAGATCAGCAAGCTGGCAATAATCGCCATAATACTCGGCGATGTTTTAGTCCTCGCCATGGTCTCTATACTCGTTTACTGCTACCTAAATGCAAGAAAAACCTCTCAATCCCACAAGTCCCAAACCCTAGAGGGCGAAAAAATCGTCTACTCCTCGAGCCCGTACCCGGTTTCCTCCCAACCGGGCGGGTTCGAGCGAGGGAAAATGGTGTTCTTCGAGGGGGCGAAGCGGTTCGAGCTGGAGGATTTGCTGAGAGCCTCGGCGGAGATGCTGGGAAAAGGCGGCTTCGGAACCGCCTACAAGGCGGTGCTAGACGACGGCAATGTGGTGGCCGTGAAGCGATTGAAGGAAATGTCTACTGGTGGAAGGAAAGATTTTGAGCAGCAAATGGAGGTGTTGGGAAGATTAAGGCACTCTAATTTGGTAAGCTTGAAAGCTTACTATTTTGCCAGAGATGAGAAGCTCTTAGTCTATGATTACATGCCCAATGGGAGCCTCTTTTGGCTTCTTCATG GAAACAGGGGACCTGGAAGGACACCATTAGACTGGACCACACGGCTAAAGATTGCAGCTGGGGCTGCCCGAGGAGTAGCTTTCATTCACAGTTCTTGCAAGACCCTCAAGCTCACACACGGTAATATCAAATCGACAAACATTCTCATTGATAAGGCTGGTAATGCCAGGGTCTCTGATTTCGGGCTAGCCATCTTTGCATCACCCTCCACCGCACCAAAGTCCAACGGCTACCGGGCGCCTGAAGCAGCCTTGGAAGGTCGCAAAATCACCCAGAAATCTGATGTCTATTCATTCGGGGTTCTGTTACTGGAGCTGCTAACCGGGAAGTGCCCCACCGTTGTAGACAATGGTGGCCCCGGGGCAGGCTATGGGGGAGTCATTGATTTGCCGAGGTGGGTGCAGTCTGTGGTGAGGGAGGAGTGGACAGCGGAGGTGTTCGATCTCGAGCTAATGAGGTACAAGGACATTGAGGAAGAAATGGTGGGGTTGTTGCAGATAGCAATGGCGTGTACCTCGGCCTCCCCGGATCAACGGCCCAAGATGAGCTATGTGGTGAAAATGATAGACGAACTGCGTGGTGCAGAGGTGTCACCGTCCCACGATTCTGTCTCGGACTCGCCTGCCGTCTCAGAAGACACCTGCGGAGCTAGTCAGTGA